The Streptomyces kanamyceticus genome window below encodes:
- a CDS encoding ABC transporter ATP-binding protein, translating into MTNPLLSLRDATVRFGARAALDAVGLDVAEHEIVCVLGPSGSGKSTLLRVVAGLQGLDAGRVLLGGQDQGGVPAHKRGVGLMFQDHQLFPQRDVAGNVAFGLRMHGASRGEQADRVAELLELVGLPKAQRRAVASLSGGEQQRVALARALAPRPRLLMLDEPLGQLDRSLRERLVVELRELFGELGTTVLAVTHDQGEAFALADRVVVMRDGRIAQSGSPLEVWQRPADEFVARFLGFDNIVAATVSGGGADTVWGKVSVPEGTPAGRHKILVRPAGVRLVPADEGLPCVVTARTFRGTHVAVHLQPVEGPRLEAACALRRAPEVGERVGVGFDAEDVVVLADGTGRNAGATPAKSL; encoded by the coding sequence GTGACGAACCCCTTGCTGAGCCTGCGCGACGCGACCGTGCGGTTCGGGGCGCGGGCCGCGCTCGACGCGGTCGGCCTCGATGTCGCCGAGCACGAGATCGTCTGTGTGCTCGGGCCGAGCGGCAGTGGCAAGTCGACGCTCCTGCGGGTGGTCGCCGGGCTGCAGGGGCTCGACGCGGGGCGGGTCCTGCTCGGCGGCCAGGACCAGGGCGGGGTGCCCGCGCACAAGCGGGGCGTCGGCCTGATGTTCCAGGACCACCAGCTCTTTCCGCAGCGCGACGTGGCGGGCAACGTGGCCTTCGGCCTGCGCATGCACGGGGCGTCGCGGGGCGAACAGGCCGACCGGGTCGCCGAGTTGCTGGAGCTCGTCGGTCTGCCGAAGGCGCAGCGGCGCGCGGTGGCCTCGCTGTCCGGCGGCGAGCAGCAGCGGGTCGCGCTCGCGCGTGCGCTGGCGCCGCGCCCCAGGCTCCTCATGCTGGACGAGCCGCTCGGGCAGCTCGACCGTTCGCTGCGGGAGCGGCTCGTCGTCGAACTCCGCGAGCTCTTCGGTGAGTTGGGCACCACCGTGCTCGCCGTCACGCACGACCAGGGCGAGGCCTTCGCGCTCGCCGACCGGGTCGTGGTGATGCGGGACGGGCGGATCGCCCAGTCCGGCAGCCCGCTTGAGGTGTGGCAGCGGCCCGCGGACGAGTTCGTGGCGCGCTTCCTCGGCTTCGACAACATCGTCGCGGCGACGGTGTCGGGCGGGGGTGCGGACACGGTGTGGGGCAAGGTGTCCGTGCCGGAGGGCACCCCGGCGGGACGGCACAAGATCCTGGTGCGCCCGGCCGGTGTGCGCCTCGTCCCCGCAGATGAGGGCCTGCCCTGCGTGGTGACGGCACGTACCTTCCGCGGTACTCATGTCGCCGTGCACCTCCAGCCCGTCGAGGGGCCGCGCCTGGAGGCGGCGTGCGCGCTGCGGCGGGCGCCCGAGGTGGGGGAGCGGGTCGGCGTCGGGTTCGACGCGGAGGACGTGGTGGTGCTCGCCGACGGCACCGGACGAAACGCAGGTGCCACCCCGGCGAAGTCGCTCTAG
- a CDS encoding ABC transporter permease, producing the protein MDLARTEVTEAKARPGKGRSRGGAARLGLMAVPVAFFALFFAYPVSAIVGRGLHIDGAWQFGRITEVLGQSDIRHVLWFTTWQALASTALTLLIALPGAYVFARFDFPGKQVLRAVVTVPFVLPTVVVGTAFLALLGRGGLLDELWGVRLDTTVWAILLAHVFFNYAVVVRTVGGLWAQLDPRQEEAARMLGASRFRAWRTVTLPALGPAVAAAALMVFLFTFTSFGVVQILGGPAYSTLEVEIYRQTAQLLDLPTAAVLTIVQFAAVGLILAVHAWTVRRRESALKLVDAATVARRPRGAGQWTLLGLVIATVAVLILLPLGVLIQRSFDGPDGFGFAYYKELTSAEGGAFLVPPIEAVGNSLRYAIVATAIAVVIGGLAAAALTRRAGRLVRGFDALLMLPLGVSAVTVGFGFLITLDKPPLDLRSSWILVPLAQALVGVPFVVRTMLPVLRAVDGRLREAAAVLGASPLRAWREVDLPMVRRALLIAAGFAFAVSLGEFGATVFIARPDNPTLPVAVARLLGRAGDLNYGQAMALSAILMVVCAVSLLLLERIRTDRTTGEF; encoded by the coding sequence GTGGACCTCGCTCGTACTGAAGTGACCGAAGCGAAGGCGCGCCCCGGGAAGGGGCGCTCGCGCGGGGGCGCGGCGCGGCTCGGTCTGATGGCCGTGCCCGTCGCGTTCTTCGCGCTCTTCTTCGCCTATCCGGTCTCGGCGATCGTCGGGCGCGGTCTGCACATCGACGGCGCCTGGCAGTTCGGGCGGATCACCGAGGTGCTCGGGCAGTCCGACATCCGGCACGTGCTGTGGTTCACCACCTGGCAGGCGCTCGCGTCGACCGCGCTCACGCTGCTCATCGCGCTCCCCGGCGCGTACGTCTTCGCGCGCTTCGACTTCCCGGGCAAGCAGGTGCTGCGGGCCGTCGTCACTGTGCCGTTCGTGCTGCCGACGGTCGTCGTCGGGACCGCCTTCCTCGCGCTGCTCGGCCGGGGCGGGCTGCTCGACGAGCTGTGGGGCGTGCGCCTGGACACGACGGTGTGGGCGATTCTGCTCGCGCACGTCTTCTTCAACTACGCGGTCGTCGTACGGACCGTGGGTGGGCTCTGGGCGCAGCTCGATCCGCGGCAGGAGGAGGCCGCGCGGATGCTCGGCGCCTCGCGTTTCAGGGCCTGGCGGACGGTGACGCTGCCCGCGCTCGGGCCTGCCGTCGCGGCCGCCGCGCTCATGGTCTTCCTCTTCACCTTCACCTCCTTCGGCGTCGTGCAGATCCTCGGCGGGCCCGCGTACTCCACCCTCGAAGTGGAGATCTACCGGCAGACCGCCCAGCTGCTCGACCTGCCGACGGCCGCCGTCCTGACGATCGTGCAGTTCGCCGCGGTCGGGCTGATCCTGGCCGTCCACGCGTGGACGGTGCGGCGGCGCGAGAGCGCGCTCAAGCTCGTCGACGCGGCCACCGTCGCGCGGCGGCCGCGCGGCGCGGGGCAGTGGACGCTGCTCGGCCTGGTCATTGCCACGGTCGCCGTGCTGATCCTGCTGCCGCTCGGAGTGCTGATCCAGCGGTCCTTCGACGGTCCCGACGGGTTCGGATTCGCGTACTACAAGGAGCTGACCTCGGCGGAGGGCGGCGCCTTCCTCGTGCCGCCGATCGAGGCGGTCGGGAACTCGCTGCGGTACGCGATCGTGGCCACGGCCATCGCGGTCGTCATCGGCGGGCTCGCCGCCGCCGCGCTCACCCGCAGGGCCGGGCGGCTCGTGCGCGGCTTCGACGCGCTGCTCATGCTGCCGCTCGGGGTCTCCGCGGTGACCGTCGGCTTCGGTTTTCTTATCACCCTGGACAAGCCGCCGCTCGATCTGCGGTCCTCCTGGATCCTGGTGCCGCTCGCCCAAGCCCTGGTGGGCGTGCCCTTCGTCGTACGCACGATGCTGCCTGTCCTGCGCGCGGTGGACGGACGGCTTCGCGAGGCGGCCGCCGTGCTCGGGGCTTCGCCGCTGCGGGCCTGGCGGGAGGTCGATCTGCCGATGGTGCGGCGGGCGCTGCTTATCGCCGCCGGATTCGCCTTCGCCGTCTCGCTCGGCGAGTTCGGCGCCACCGTCTTCATCGCGCGGCCCGACAACCCGACGCTGCCGGTCGCCGTGGCGCGGCTGCTCGGCCGGGCCGGAGACCTCAACTACGGCCAGGCGATGGCCCTTTCGGCGATCCTGATGGTGGTGTGCGCGGTGTCGCTGCTGCTCCTTGAACGCATCCGTACCGACCGCACCACGGGGGAGTTCTGA